The Arachis ipaensis cultivar K30076 chromosome B03, Araip1.1, whole genome shotgun sequence region GTTTCTTTGTCACTGCTTCTCCTCGATTATCAACACTGTTCATGACTTCTCAAACAAGTTATAGGATCGACTGTACGGAGAAAAAAACACTCTATGTGTAATGGCTATTTTGCATATTCAGTTTGAACAATACATGATTTTGGAATTTACAACTCTTGATTGGTGGATTCGGCAATAACGATGTAGGCCGGTCCAATGAATTATTTTTGGAAGTTGAGAATATGTGTAGGTTTTTATAttcatgttttattttttttctaattgaGACTGCTTGACTATGCTATTGGGTTGAATCCACGTAAACTTTTTGCCTTAATAAAAGAGGACAAAAGAGAGGGAGAATGATTATATTTTGTTTTTGTAATGAACTCTAGGGCCACTATTCCCCTCCTTTTACACCTTGATCTCAATCAGTTTAGCATCAATTTTCACTGCGAGATAGACAGCGAAAGGTGCAACAAAATCGCACTAAAAACACTAATGCAAACACTAATACGGTAACTATTGTTTTTTCAAAATGATAGATTTTCTGTGTGACTTTGGATCAAAGGGGCTAACGTGATATCCGCCTTATGGAATCATAGTCCTTAGCATTgctatattatttatattttttatgttaagcTTTTGCATGATCTTATGTGCCTTAAAGACACATATTAGCTAAATCCTTACCATAATACTGTTGGTGGGTCCCCACTCAAGTGAGACCCACATAACTTAAAAAAAATCGTGGCTTATAAGCCACGatgaaagagagagagggagagagttaatgcctctcatttttttttttgaaagaaagaaaagtaaacaGTGAGGGAGAGAAGAGTGCTTCTGGGCgtcgaagagaagaagaaatttggGGGGAAAAGAGCAGTCCAATATTGTACATTAGATATAACTTACTAATTGTattgccttttttttttgtttgatttgagatacccacttttgtggagggtttatgttgattccatcgGTTTTCATGATGTATTTTGCTAATTGTTGAGATGTCCTAATGCCACTAAAAAGATTGATTGTATACTCATTATTTTGATAGTGAAAGATTTTACTGAACTAGATCCAATggattttttgtccctcttttagAGATTTTTCCATGATAAAAATTTTAGtgtttgattatttaatttctgccaatATATTTGCTGTTTGGAGTATTTTTGGTGTTACTTATTTAATCACACAAATtgtaaaaaaattctttttaatacttttatttttagaCAAATTCTTATTGAACATCACTTTTCCAACAAATATTTACTCTAAAATTTCATTTAATTAACCACACACAATTTATAATTAAATCTACAATCAATTCAAATATGTATTACATGAAAAATAAACACACATTACATTTATCCAAAATCGGACAATATATAATTCACTATGCACTACCAACTAAAATAATAATAGTCATTCCTGCATAAAATTGAACACTTTtggcaccaaaaaaaaaaattgaacactTTCAAAATTTATTCTACTTTCTTTAAAAAATTTGACTaacataattcaaaaaaaaatttagaagtcAGCCACCAAAAAGTCCATCGCTAATATCTTTCAAAGGTTTatgtaaaatgaaaaaaaaaaaaagacgtaAATCCCAGATGAACAGTCCCCCTTTCTGGCCAAAAAAATGTCATCccccaaaaaaatattttaaatgataTTTACATAATATTCATGTATCATGTTTCCACCATAAAGACACCAGCCAAAAatgtatttaataaaaaatgggatcttccCGATTGCAGGTTTCACCATTCTCCTCGTTGCACGAAACTATCGACTGTATCCTCACGTGTCAAATTCAAACGATGCCACGAAACCAAAAAATAACCGGGCTTGAAACGCGTCTTCTAAAGGGGCGCTTCCTAAACTCACCCAAGTCTTTTTTTTCCGATTTGGTCCAAGACACCAAAAAAAGAATTTGTAATGGGCACAGCAAAGGGACAATAGGAAAGCATGCTTGATACTTCACTTAAAAGGTAAAGTTTGGAATTGTGTTTCAAAGTTCACTTCATGTGGCTTTGCTTGCGGGACTTTGCGTCTCCCATGCTGTGCCCCATACTTGAAGCATAGGCTTTATTAATGTTTACTTGTACAGAGAAACACTCCAACCCTTAAAACTTAAAACGCTGCACACCGTGCCATTAAATGGACATGCACATTCCTATATATAAATGGTCCCAATATGAAGTGTGCGCATGCTCATCATCATGTTCTTCTTGGTGATTCTCATGTGACATTCATCACTTGATCAGCATTGTTTCATATTAATTTACTTTCATTATCAAAAAGTGAAGATTTTAGCTACAGTTTTCCATCTTATTACTATGGAACCACAATTTTCaagatatttttatattatatgtcTATATATATAACAACAGAAAATTGATGGGTTAATTATTTGTGTCATTTGGGAAGTGGTTTTATGAAGTTGTGCAACATCTACCAAACATATAGTCCTTATTTGTAAATCACTCAACTACTTTCACCAAAAAAATTTATGCGGCCTTCATCATCTGTAGTAGGTCAACTATAAACATAAGTGACTATatactgtaaaataaataactaaataatatACAAAGCAGCTTATCGTACATGTTTTTATTACTACAATTAAATACTGCACTCTGGAATTAGCAAACATCATTTTGAAGTTGATGCTATGGCAATAACATACTATAGCAAAAACGTGTTGGCAACAAGCTAGTTATTACATAATTGGCGTTTTATTAACAAGAGTCACATGAACCTCTCCTTCACCTTCAATCAACATGTGAATTGAAGAAGTAGAGGCAGGGTACACTGTACTGTTTCCCTTGTGATAtcaaatatcacacctccaaaaAAATCCAAATCCACCTCACAATTTTTGTCGCATCAACCTTTGTTGGATTCActaatactatatatatatacacgggTCTTTGTGTTTGAATTGTATTGTATTGTATATAATGCTAAACCACTTCCTTATAATTCCTTGCACTGTCAAAAAAGGTTTTTCATTCATCATTGTCATTCTATAGATTCAAATTAAACTTCAGGTCCAACCATGCAGGACATTATTCCATTCTTTATCCTTTTAGTCCTCTTCGTAGGGACTTGTTTGGTTTCTCCTTTACATGGTTCTTTCTTATTCCTATTTCCTCCTTTAAACTTGATTTCTATAAGTAcatttttttattgtgttttgtTTCTATGTGCTGCAGATGGACCCATGTATGATTCCACTGCTTACACTGAGGTACAATACAGTAATGAAATCATCACCTGATATCACTGAAGAAGTGCCATTTTCAGAAAGCTAAAATATatgttatttttgtttgtttcaGTGCAAAGAGGAACCTGAGAAGCCACTTTACAATGGTGGAGTTTTTGAGAGTCAGCCACAATCTGGGGGAGTTCAACATGCCATTGCCTTGTATGCAGTTGATGGTCCTTCATTCATTCTCCATAGCCTTACACAAGACACTATCTACTCTTTCTCCGGTACGGTTATGCTCTTTCTACACTCTTGTATTTCAGAGAATTGAAAACAAATGTTCATAAAAAGTTTTCCGTTGCCGGGACTTGAACCCGGGTCTCTCGGGTGAGAGCCGAGTATCCTAACCACCTAGACTACAACGGATTGATGTTGTTATAAGGATAAGTTAAATAATGATTTATGAAAACCATGGATTTCCTTGCCCATGGTTTTTGTCAATCAAATTTACACCATTGAATATAGATGTTTCTTTGCACATTTTATATTAGAGTGTTGAATATGATACCTAATTGCACCTtctctttttattaaaaaaacacTATAGTTTGGGTGAGAATTGAAGGTTCAAGTTCAGGTCTAATAAGGGCAAGCTtgcaaacagaaaatgaaacctATGATTGCATAGGAACAGTTTTGGCCAAGAGTGGATGCTGGTCATTTCTTAAAGGTGGATTTCTTCTTAATTGGCCTTCTACTTCATCTATGCTCTTCTTTCAGGTACTTTAGCTATGCTGTCTTTTCAGCATTATTAGTTAATGGCATTGTCCAAAAATTAGCATTAATGATTTTATAATGATGCAGAACACTGATGGTAAAGATATAAATATAGAGTTAGCTAGCCCATCACTGCAGCCATTTACTAAGCAGCAATGGAGATTCAATCAAGAGTACCTAATCAACACTGTTAGTACAAtcaactttttttcttttttgtagcTCCAAGATTTCAGCACAACACAATGCAGCATGTTTTCCTTCAAATATGCACATAACATTCAAAAATAAGGAAAAAGTTACATATGCCTATGACATGAAATGAGATTGATATTGTTCTAAATTATaagtattttatttcttttttgtcTAATTCAGCATCCTAAACATATTTTAATCTTTTCCAATTTGATAGCATCGAAAGCAAGCCGTAACGATTCATGTGTCAGATAGCAATGGGAAGAGAATGCAAGGAGCCACCATCAATATAGAGCAGATCTCAAAGGACTTCCCTTTTGGATCTGCAATAGCCAAGACCATTCTTGGCAACATGCCCTATCAGGTTTTGCAACATTCTCCTAAAACTTAGTTACATTCAATTGGTAGTTAGTTAGTTCATGCCTTTTTTAATTGTTCTGCACAGAATTGGTTTGTGAAAAGATTCAATGCTGCAGTGTTTGAAAATGAGCTAAAATGGTATGCCACAGAACCTGATCAAGGCAAGGTCAATTATACAATTTCAGATCAAATGCTACAATTTGTTAGAGCAAACAAAATCATAGCTAGAGGTCACAACATCTTCTGGGAAGATCCTAAATACACGCCTGCATGGGCACGAAACCTTACCGGAATTCAATTACAAGCTGCTGTTGATTCAAGAATTCAGAGTCTTATGAACCAATACAGAGAAGAATTCATACATTGGGATGTCAGCAATGAAATGCTTCACTTTGATTTCTATGAGAAAAGGCTTGGACCTGATGCCACATTGCATTTCTTTGAAACTGCACATAAATCTGATCCATTAGCAACCCTTTTCATGAATGACTTCAATGTGGTGGAAACCTGCAGTGATGTGAATTCAACTGTTGACACATATATCTCAAGGCTCAGAGAATTGCAACAAAATGGTGTATTCATGGATGGAATTGGCCTAGAAAGTCACTTCACAGTTCCAAATCTTCCCCTTATGAG contains the following coding sequences:
- the LOC107628764 gene encoding uncharacterized protein LOC107628764, with amino-acid sequence MQDIIPFFILLVLFVGTCLVSPLHDGPMYDSTAYTECKEEPEKPLYNGGVFESQPQSGGVQHAIALYAVDGPSFILHSLTQDTIYSFSVWVRIEGSSSGLIRASLQTENETYDCIGTVLAKSGCWSFLKGGFLLNWPSTSSMLFFQNTDGKDINIELASPSLQPFTKQQWRFNQEYLINTHRKQAVTIHVSDSNGKRMQGATINIEQISKDFPFGSAIAKTILGNMPYQNWFVKRFNAAVFENELKWYATEPDQGKVNYTISDQMLQFVRANKIIARGHNIFWEDPKYTPAWARNLTGIQLQAAVDSRIQSLMNQYREEFIHWDVSNEMLHFDFYEKRLGPDATLHFFETAHKSDPLATLFMNDFNVVETCSDVNSTVDTYISRLRELQQNGVFMDGIGLESHFTVPNLPLMRAIIDKLATLNLPIWLTEVDISKTLDKDTQAIYLEQVLREGFSHPSVNGIMLWTALHPQGCYQMCLTDNDFRNLPSGDVVDKLLQEWQTGHAEGVTDEHGSYSIFGFLGEYRVTATYGNKTADTTFSLCGGRETKHVTISIRL